Proteins from a genomic interval of Geodermatophilus obscurus DSM 43160:
- the mbhE gene encoding hydrogen gas-evolving membrane-bound hydrogenase subunit E has product MILLVALVAMAVLAVAAPLLYRRLGRDTGYLLAAGFAGVGGLLATGAPTVLDGGAVTASWTWLPSLQVSFALRLDGLAGLFCLIVLGVGVLIMAYSPRYMGDSSRNGVVYGLLTLFAGAMLGLVLAADVVLLYVFWELTTVCSFVLIGTAGQVAVKPGRRALLITAAGGLALLLAVIMLSVVVGTTDLATILAERDQVLASPLAWPIGALIATAAFTKSAQLPLHFWLPGAMVAMTPVSAYLHAATMVKAGIYLLMRTTPLFADQPAWSALLITVGLASAVAGAFMALREHDLKAILAHSTVSQLGLLIAVIGVGTPVALAAAMLHTFAHALFKATLFMLVGIIDKETGSRDIRELSGLRRVMPVTATVTGLAALSMAGVPPMLGFVSKEYLFQGLLQADFAPWAGAVAGALGVTASALTFAYGMRIVYGAFGGPTRQPDLYEPSAAFLAPAALPALAGLALGPGIDLLNPMVTRAAADVVYVGAVPDFSFWHGLSPEVVMSAITIAVGSLLFLRRKPVDRALQRLRLPDGAALFDRTHDAVLALGSAVGRPDRATALAAHLARPVIVLVVLGAVGLTAVGGLPARLPTDQPLDWPVLALLALATGGTVITRSALAALGLVGIVGLVVAVWFLLAGAADVALTLLLVEVLTAVVAVLVLRSLPPRFGRAGRPGAVLAAGLGIAFGVAAATATFAFTGRRGLSETGAWFLESAEPETGGTNVVNTILVDFRGMDTMGEAIVLGAAAIGLLVLLGGEPTQRGSGGAPTQPGQTDGGLVLQVAGRVLIPGMAVLSAYLLWRGHDEPGGGFIAALVGGIAVGLHQVGRGFPGLPRLLRPEPLVGVGLLLALGTGTAAALQGDPFLTPFDVPVLSTVGIGSALLFDLGVYLLVLALLVTAFDRLGAGAVRPSPSPGDVRPSVPAAHSRPAPGDRPHGRHGAAAEALPTRRAAS; this is encoded by the coding sequence GTGATCCTGCTCGTGGCCCTGGTGGCCATGGCGGTGCTGGCCGTGGCCGCCCCACTCCTGTACCGCCGGCTTGGCCGCGACACCGGCTACCTGCTGGCCGCCGGGTTCGCGGGGGTGGGCGGGCTGCTGGCGACCGGAGCGCCCACCGTGCTCGACGGCGGAGCGGTGACCGCCTCGTGGACCTGGCTGCCGTCCCTGCAGGTGTCGTTCGCCCTGCGTCTCGACGGACTGGCGGGGCTGTTCTGCCTCATCGTGCTGGGCGTCGGCGTGCTGATCATGGCCTACTCCCCCCGCTACATGGGCGACAGCAGCCGGAACGGCGTCGTCTACGGGCTCCTGACCCTGTTCGCCGGCGCGATGCTGGGCCTGGTCCTCGCCGCCGACGTCGTGCTGCTCTACGTGTTCTGGGAGCTGACCACGGTCTGCTCCTTCGTCCTCATCGGGACGGCCGGGCAGGTGGCCGTGAAGCCGGGTCGCCGGGCGCTGCTGATCACCGCGGCCGGGGGCCTGGCTCTGCTGCTCGCGGTGATCATGCTGTCGGTCGTGGTGGGGACCACCGACCTGGCCACGATCCTCGCCGAGCGGGACCAGGTGCTCGCCTCTCCGTTGGCCTGGCCCATCGGTGCACTGATCGCCACGGCGGCCTTCACCAAGTCCGCCCAGTTGCCCCTGCACTTCTGGCTGCCCGGCGCCATGGTGGCGATGACCCCGGTGAGCGCCTATCTGCACGCGGCGACCATGGTCAAGGCCGGCATCTACCTGCTGATGCGCACCACCCCGCTGTTCGCCGATCAGCCGGCCTGGTCGGCGCTGCTGATCACCGTGGGGTTGGCCTCGGCGGTGGCCGGCGCGTTCATGGCGCTGCGGGAGCACGACCTCAAGGCGATCCTGGCCCACTCGACGGTCAGCCAGCTGGGCCTGTTGATCGCCGTGATCGGCGTCGGCACACCCGTGGCGCTGGCCGCTGCCATGCTGCACACCTTCGCCCATGCGCTGTTCAAGGCGACGTTGTTCATGCTGGTCGGGATCATCGACAAGGAGACCGGCAGCCGCGACATCCGGGAGCTGTCCGGCCTCCGCCGGGTCATGCCCGTCACCGCCACGGTCACCGGCCTCGCGGCCCTGTCCATGGCCGGCGTGCCGCCGATGCTGGGGTTCGTCAGCAAGGAGTACCTGTTCCAAGGGCTGCTGCAGGCGGACTTCGCCCCCTGGGCCGGTGCCGTCGCCGGAGCCCTGGGCGTCACCGCCTCCGCGCTGACCTTCGCCTACGGCATGCGGATCGTCTACGGCGCCTTCGGTGGACCGACCCGGCAGCCGGACCTCTACGAGCCGTCGGCAGCCTTCCTCGCGCCCGCCGCGCTGCCGGCTCTCGCCGGCCTGGCGTTGGGTCCCGGCATCGACCTGCTCAATCCGATGGTGACCCGTGCGGCCGCCGACGTGGTCTACGTCGGAGCCGTGCCGGATTTCTCGTTCTGGCACGGTCTGAGTCCCGAGGTGGTCATGTCGGCGATCACCATCGCCGTCGGCAGCCTCCTGTTCCTGCGGCGGAAACCGGTCGACCGGGCTCTACAGCGCCTGCGGTTGCCCGACGGGGCAGCGCTGTTCGACCGCACCCACGATGCGGTCCTCGCCCTGGGATCCGCCGTCGGGCGGCCGGACCGGGCCACCGCCCTCGCCGCTCACCTCGCCCGGCCCGTGATCGTCCTGGTGGTGCTGGGCGCGGTGGGGCTGACCGCCGTCGGAGGGCTGCCCGCACGCCTACCGACCGACCAGCCCCTGGACTGGCCGGTACTGGCACTGCTCGCCCTCGCAACCGGGGGCACCGTGATCACCCGCTCCGCCTTGGCCGCACTCGGGCTGGTCGGGATCGTCGGCCTCGTGGTGGCGGTCTGGTTCCTGCTGGCCGGCGCCGCGGACGTCGCTCTGACCCTTCTGCTCGTCGAGGTGCTGACCGCGGTGGTCGCCGTCCTGGTGCTCCGTTCCCTGCCGCCGCGCTTCGGGCGCGCCGGTCGCCCGGGGGCGGTCCTCGCCGCCGGCCTGGGCATCGCGTTCGGAGTGGCCGCCGCGACCGCCACGTTCGCCTTCACCGGACGCCGCGGGCTCTCCGAGACCGGCGCCTGGTTCCTGGAGTCCGCGGAGCCGGAGACCGGCGGGACCAACGTGGTCAACACCATCCTCGTCGACTTCCGCGGCATGGACACCATGGGCGAGGCGATCGTGCTCGGTGCCGCGGCCATCGGCCTGCTCGTCCTGCTCGGCGGGGAGCCCACCCAGCGCGGGTCCGGCGGCGCGCCGACCCAACCCGGGCAGACCGACGGCGGTCTCGTGCTGCAGGTCGCCGGCCGGGTCCTCATCCCCGGGATGGCCGTGCTGTCGGCCTACCTGCTGTGGCGCGGCCACGACGAACCCGGTGGCGGCTTCATCGCCGCACTGGTCGGCGGGATCGCGGTCGGGCTGCACCAGGTCGGCAGGGGCTTCCCCGGGCTGCCGCGCCTCCTGCGGCCGGAGCCGCTCGTAGGGGTGGGCCTGCTCCTCGCACTCGGCACCGGAACGGCCGCCGCTCTCCAGGGCGATCCGTTCCTCACCCCGTTCGACGTCCCGGTGCTGAGCACAGTCGGCATCGGCTCGGCCCTGCTCTTCGACCTGGGCGTGTACCTCCTCGTGCTGGCACTGCTGGTCACGGCGTTCGACCGGCTCGGCGCCGGGGCGGTCCGACCGTCCCCCTCGCCTGGTGACGTCCGGCCGTCGGTGCCGGCAGCGCACTCCCGGCCCGCTCCCGGCGACCGTCCGCACGGCCGTCATGGCGCAGCCGCCGAGGCGCTGCCCACCCGACGGGCAGCGTCATGA
- a CDS encoding sodium:proton antiporter — protein sequence MTAAIAVGLLVAGGVYLVLQRGLVRVVIGFILLGHAVNVLVLSAGGMARRGLPLIGQGDPDQAADPLPQAFVLTAIVITFGITVYLLALARAGSAADEENRSDGPADPDGESR from the coding sequence ATGACCGCCGCGATCGCCGTGGGCCTCCTGGTGGCCGGGGGTGTCTACCTCGTCCTGCAGCGCGGCCTGGTCCGCGTGGTCATCGGCTTCATCCTGCTCGGGCACGCGGTCAACGTCCTGGTGCTGTCCGCGGGCGGGATGGCCCGGCGCGGCCTGCCGCTGATCGGACAGGGTGACCCCGATCAGGCCGCGGACCCGCTGCCGCAGGCCTTCGTGCTGACCGCCATCGTCATCACCTTCGGCATCACCGTGTACCTGCTCGCCCTCGCGCGGGCGGGCAGCGCAGCGGACGAGGAGAACCGGTCCGACGGCCCGGCCGACCCGGACGGGGAGTCGCGGTGA
- a CDS encoding monovalent cation/H+ antiporter subunit D family protein: MSGGLVVLPVVAPLTAAGLLVLLGSTRAGISLVMRRVAGVGVSTGVLVVAAVLLTAAMDGQRPVLRLGGWPSGIAITLVADVFSALVVTVTALLVVASLVFAAATGEDQDPSFIPLALVLSTGVYGALLTADLFNLFVFVEVMLVPSYVLLTAGGGRQRLAAGRLYVTVNLLASTVFLGGIGLVYGVTGTVNLGELAGAAAAGPAAALAGAVVLLAMAVKSAVVPLHSWLPGTYSATGPAVTVLFSGLLTKVGVYALIRIYAVVYDGDRRYLWLLMAAALLTMVVGVLGAVGEKAVRPVLTFHMVSQIGYMLLGLALFTGAGLAAAVFFLVQYVLVKAALLMVAGAVEVGYGTGELARLGGLMRREPALAVAFAVSALALVGIPPLSGFVAKLGLATAAVAERQHLAAAVVAGVSLLTLTSMLKVWNAVFWQPAPDGDRADEGPHDADSRAPSPHDDAERSATTGVRTRLRPALTAPALLLTGLSVVLGLWADPLLTVAAAAADGLVDTGGYVTAVTAR; this comes from the coding sequence GTGAGCGGCGGCCTGGTGGTGCTGCCGGTCGTGGCCCCGCTGACAGCAGCCGGGCTGCTGGTCCTGCTCGGCTCCACGAGAGCCGGTATCTCCCTCGTCATGCGCCGCGTGGCCGGTGTGGGCGTCAGCACCGGCGTCCTGGTCGTGGCCGCCGTCCTGCTCACCGCGGCGATGGACGGCCAGCGGCCCGTCCTGCGGCTCGGTGGTTGGCCGTCCGGCATCGCGATCACGCTGGTCGCCGACGTCTTCAGCGCCCTGGTGGTGACCGTCACAGCCCTGCTGGTCGTGGCGTCCCTGGTCTTCGCGGCGGCCACCGGGGAGGACCAGGACCCCTCCTTCATCCCCTTGGCCCTCGTCCTGTCCACCGGCGTCTACGGGGCGCTGCTGACCGCCGACCTGTTCAACCTCTTCGTCTTCGTCGAGGTGATGCTCGTCCCCAGCTACGTCCTGCTCACCGCGGGAGGCGGGCGGCAACGGCTGGCCGCGGGCCGGCTTTACGTGACGGTCAACCTGCTGGCCTCCACCGTCTTCCTGGGCGGCATCGGGCTGGTGTACGGCGTCACGGGCACGGTCAACCTCGGCGAGCTGGCGGGGGCCGCCGCAGCGGGGCCGGCCGCCGCGCTGGCCGGTGCAGTCGTTCTCCTGGCGATGGCGGTCAAGTCCGCCGTGGTGCCCCTGCACAGCTGGTTGCCGGGCACCTACTCGGCGACCGGTCCGGCGGTGACCGTGCTCTTCTCCGGCCTGCTCACCAAGGTGGGCGTCTACGCGCTGATCCGCATCTACGCCGTGGTCTACGACGGCGACCGCCGGTACCTGTGGCTGCTCATGGCCGCCGCACTGCTCACCATGGTCGTCGGTGTGCTCGGTGCCGTCGGCGAGAAGGCCGTGCGGCCGGTGCTCACCTTCCACATGGTCAGCCAGATCGGGTACATGCTGCTCGGGCTGGCCCTGTTCACCGGGGCCGGCCTGGCCGCGGCCGTCTTCTTCCTGGTCCAGTACGTGCTGGTCAAGGCGGCACTGCTGATGGTCGCCGGTGCGGTGGAGGTGGGCTACGGCACCGGGGAGCTGGCCCGGCTGGGCGGGCTGATGCGTCGCGAGCCGGCGCTGGCGGTGGCGTTCGCCGTCTCGGCGCTGGCGCTGGTCGGCATCCCGCCGCTCTCGGGGTTCGTGGCCAAGCTCGGCCTGGCGACGGCCGCGGTGGCGGAGCGGCAGCACCTGGCCGCCGCCGTCGTGGCCGGGGTCAGCCTCTTGACGCTGACGTCGATGCTCAAGGTGTGGAACGCGGTGTTCTGGCAGCCGGCGCCTGACGGCGACCGGGCCGACGAGGGCCCGCACGACGCCGACTCCCGGGCACCGAGCCCCCACGACGACGCGGAGCGCAGCGCCACGACCGGTGTCCGTACCCGGCTGCGGCCGGCGCTGACGGCACCGGCCCTGCTGCTGACCGGCCTGTCCGTGGTGCTCGGGTTGTGGGCCGACCCGCTGCTGACGGTCGCCGCCGCGGCCGCTGACGGGCTGGTCGACACCGGGGGGTACGTGACGGCGGTGACCGCCCGATGA
- a CDS encoding Na+/H+ antiporter subunit E, translating into MSNPDASSAPRRALLRSRRVAAFAGNYLLRFLRANYEVAKEIVTPGDGLAPAIVEVPLRSRTRFEIASYISLVSLSPGTVALALSEDRSRLAVHGMHAGDPEHFRADLRALEEQMLAAWRSGDAGYAVADDAPTERRTT; encoded by the coding sequence ATGAGCAACCCGGACGCCTCGTCGGCACCGCGCCGGGCGCTCCTCCGCAGCAGGCGCGTCGCGGCCTTCGCCGGCAACTACCTGCTGCGGTTCCTGCGGGCCAACTACGAGGTGGCGAAGGAGATCGTCACGCCCGGTGACGGGCTGGCGCCCGCGATAGTCGAGGTGCCGCTGCGCAGCCGCACCCGGTTCGAGATCGCCTCGTACATCAGCCTGGTCAGCCTCTCCCCGGGCACGGTGGCCCTGGCGCTGAGCGAGGACCGCTCCCGGCTGGCCGTCCACGGCATGCACGCCGGGGACCCGGAGCACTTCCGCGCGGACCTGCGCGCGCTCGAGGAGCAGATGCTGGCGGCCTGGCGCTCGGGCGACGCCGGCTACGCCGTCGCTGATGACGCCCCTACCGAGAGGAGAACGACGTGA
- a CDS encoding monovalent cation/H+ antiporter complex subunit F: MILLDAALVVLALALVVATVRLVVGPTDADRALGVDLGFAVVIAAVALLAVRLDAPALLDLVLVATLVGFLSTVAFARLVATRSSS, encoded by the coding sequence GTGATCCTGCTCGACGCCGCCCTCGTCGTCCTGGCGCTGGCACTCGTCGTGGCGACGGTGCGCCTGGTCGTGGGCCCCACGGACGCCGACCGTGCGCTGGGCGTGGACCTCGGCTTCGCGGTGGTGATCGCTGCCGTCGCTCTGCTGGCCGTGCGCCTGGACGCGCCCGCCCTGCTCGACCTGGTCCTCGTCGCCACCCTGGTCGGGTTCCTGTCGACGGTGGCCTTCGCCCGGCTGGTGGCCACGAGGTCGTCGTCGTGA
- the mnhG gene encoding monovalent cation/H(+) antiporter subunit G has protein sequence MTVQTVVGDVFVALGVFLIGVAAIGLLRLPDVYNRANAVAKAASLGLVLVLLGVVVLTPGVTAVVVLLVAIALQLFTVPIAGYKIGEAALLSGAPVTPGTHCDDLGDRYGRDEAPPTAR, from the coding sequence GTGACCGTCCAGACGGTGGTCGGCGACGTCTTCGTCGCACTCGGCGTCTTCCTCATCGGGGTCGCGGCGATCGGGCTCCTGCGCCTGCCGGACGTCTACAACCGGGCCAACGCGGTCGCCAAGGCCGCCAGCCTCGGCCTGGTGCTGGTGTTGCTGGGGGTCGTGGTGCTCACGCCGGGCGTCACGGCGGTGGTGGTCCTGCTGGTCGCCATCGCGCTGCAGTTGTTCACCGTCCCCATCGCCGGCTACAAGATCGGAGAGGCCGCCCTCCTCTCCGGCGCGCCGGTGACCCCCGGCACCCACTGCGACGACCTCGGGGACCGCTACGGACGGGACGAGGCACCGCCCACCGCACGGTGA
- a CDS encoding glucose-6-phosphate dehydrogenase — translation MSRSFVVLGGSGDLTGRLLLPSLARLYDTGVLPEGSELLAVAQEEWDDDAYRSWARDRLAAHAGDLSRETHERLVDRLRYVQGDVTDAADLRAALARVDGEPVVYLALPHTLFRPTLTALAEVGLPEGARVVVEKPFGADQADARALNELLHRLLPEEAVFRVDHFLAKQTVLNILGLRFANRVFEPIWNAAHVERVDIVADETLGLEGRAGYYDQAGALRDMVQNHLLQLLAIVAMEPPLAVDAHSLPARKADVLRAVQPPADVRTGSVRGRYTAGTAAGRALPRYADEEGVDPARQTETYAEVTVTVDNWRWAGVPFRLRTGKALGADRQEIVVRFRPVPHLPFLDAEPEPDLLRLSLSPDAIALEVNLNGAGDPFDLEREVLAARLAPHDLPAYGLLLRELLDGDTTLSISDVEAEESWRIVEPVLAAWAASEVPLLDYPAGSAGPAA, via the coding sequence GTGAGCCGCTCGTTCGTCGTCCTGGGCGGCTCCGGCGACCTCACCGGGCGGCTGCTGCTGCCCTCGCTGGCCCGGCTGTACGACACCGGCGTCCTTCCGGAGGGGAGCGAACTGCTCGCCGTCGCCCAGGAGGAGTGGGACGACGACGCGTACCGGAGCTGGGCCCGCGACCGGCTGGCCGCGCATGCCGGCGACCTGTCGAGGGAGACGCACGAACGGCTCGTCGACCGCCTGCGCTACGTGCAGGGGGATGTCACCGATGCCGCCGACCTGCGCGCCGCGCTGGCTCGGGTCGACGGCGAGCCGGTGGTCTACCTGGCCCTGCCACACACCCTCTTCCGCCCCACGCTCACCGCGCTGGCCGAGGTCGGGCTGCCGGAGGGCGCACGGGTCGTCGTCGAGAAGCCGTTCGGCGCGGACCAGGCCGACGCCCGCGCGCTCAACGAGCTGCTGCACCGGCTGCTGCCCGAAGAGGCGGTGTTCCGGGTCGACCACTTCCTCGCCAAGCAGACGGTGCTCAACATCCTCGGCCTGCGGTTCGCCAACCGGGTCTTCGAGCCGATCTGGAACGCCGCCCACGTCGAGCGCGTCGACATCGTCGCCGACGAGACCCTCGGCCTGGAGGGACGGGCCGGCTACTACGACCAGGCCGGCGCCCTGCGCGACATGGTGCAGAACCACCTGCTGCAGCTGCTCGCGATCGTGGCGATGGAGCCCCCACTGGCCGTGGACGCACACTCCCTGCCGGCCCGCAAGGCCGACGTGCTGCGCGCCGTCCAGCCACCGGCCGACGTGCGGACCGGCAGCGTGCGCGGCAGGTACACCGCGGGGACCGCGGCCGGCCGTGCGCTGCCGCGCTACGCCGACGAGGAGGGCGTGGACCCGGCCCGGCAGACCGAGACCTACGCCGAGGTCACCGTGACCGTGGACAACTGGCGGTGGGCCGGGGTGCCGTTCCGGTTGCGTACCGGCAAGGCCCTGGGCGCCGACCGGCAGGAGATCGTCGTGCGGTTCCGACCGGTGCCGCACCTGCCGTTCCTGGACGCGGAGCCCGAGCCCGACCTGCTGCGGCTCTCGCTGTCCCCCGACGCCATCGCGCTGGAGGTCAACCTCAACGGCGCGGGGGATCCGTTCGACCTCGAACGGGAGGTGCTCGCGGCGCGGCTGGCGCCCCACGACCTGCCCGCCTACGGGCTGCTGCTGCGCGAGCTGCTCGACGGTGACACCACGCTGTCGATCAGCGACGTCGAGGCCGAGGAGAGCTGGCGCATCGTCGAACCGGTACTGGCCGCCTGGGCCGCCAGCGAGGTGCCCCTGCTGGACTACCCGGCCGGGTCGGCGGGACCCGCGGCCTGA